The Steroidobacteraceae bacterium genomic interval GATCGTTACGGCCGCTGCAGCCGTCCAATTGCCGCCCTTGATACCGCGATTCCAGCCCACAAACCACAGGGTGTCCTCGTTCGGGTGGTAGTTCAGTTGCAATCGCGCAGCATAGTCGCCGTAGTCAATGGTGGGTAAATTCGAAAATGGGCCGACGGCCTGAGTGTCTAGATCAAATAGTACGCTACCACTTGGTATGCCTTGGTCTTCCATATTGAAGCTGTACTGCAGGAAGTCGAGTGATTTGTCGTCCTGAGACCAGCGCAGTCCCGCGATCAACGTCAACTGGTCGGTGAAGTCGTATTCCATTTGTCCGAATACGGACCAGTTGGTCGAGTCGATATTGATCAATGATTGTATGATGCCAAGCGGCGAGCCGGTAATTGTCGCGCCTTCCACAACGTTCTGCGTGTCCGATGAAATATCCAGGTAATACGCGCCGACTTGCCAGCGCGCCTTGCCCGCATCGCCTGACAGGCGCAATTCCTGAGACCACTGCCCGAAGTCGGCAATTGTCGTGAACGGGAAAAAGCACAGTCCGCCGCAAGCGTCTTCCTGGTAGAATTTGTCGAGGTTCAAGTAGTTCGAAATGGAGACGAACTGCATTCCGTTGCCGAGCTCGGAATCGACTCTTGCAGTAACACTGGTCACTTTTCGATTGAAGAACGGATTCTCGTCGGACGCATGCCGGTGAACGTCATTGGCAAGTGTGCCGCCATCAAATGGCGTATTGCCTGGCAGAGGAACGCCGAGACCGGTGGCTGGATCGAAGTCCGCAAAACGGACGATGTACATGCCTGTTGGAACGTCATCGTCCTTGGAGTAAGAGACGGACAGATCAATCTTGGTGCGCTCAGTTGCGTCCATCTGGAGCGATCCGCGCATCGCATAGCCGTTTGCGCCGTTGGAGTCGCGTCCTGCGACCTTTTGATCAGTAAATGGGCTGATGCCGGCTTTCGTGTAGCCGTCCGATTGTTCCCAGCGACCGGCCAGGCGACCGCGAACCTTGTCGGTGAACGCTCCGCCCACGGCGCCTTCGATGCTGGTGGTACCAAAATCTGCAGCAGTTGCCGATAGATACCCATTTGCTTCCGTATCGTCGGCTTTATGTGTTACGTAATGAATCAGACCGCCCGTCGCATTGCGGCCAAACAATGTTCCCTGCGGGCCGCGCAGGACTTCGACTCGATTCATGTCGAACATCTGCTGTCCGATCGCATTCATGCTCGCGTAGTAGACGTCGTCCACATACACGGCGACCGGCGCCTCGAGATTGTCGGTGAAGTTGTTCTGCGATACGCCTCGCAAATTGAAAATCGTAAATGCCGGTGTGAATGACTGCAGCTGCAGCCCGGGCACTTGCTGACTGATATCCTGCATGCTGCTGACGCTCATATCGGCGAGAACGTCGGCCGACAGGGCGGTAATCGAAATTCCGACGTCCTGAATATTCTGTTCGCGTTTCTGGGCAGTAACCGTGATTTCCTCGAGCGCCTGTGCAAAAGCGGGCACTGCCAGTGCTGCAAAGAACGAGATGGCAGTGACGATGAGGCCCTTGATCAATCCACGTATCTTTTTCATTCTTGATCCCTCTGTGCGAGCACAACCCGCAGAAAAATCTTAGTACAGTCGCGCGATATATTCTAGTAATATCGTACTAATTGCAGATCGTCGCAATCCGGGGGTGTCTAACGGTATGAATCAGAAGGATTTGCGGACAGAAGCACGCAAGAAAAAGGATTCGCAACCGTTAGCCACGGGGTTGAAATCCGGAACGGCCATCCAGAATCGTGGCAAGGCACAGGCGCGGAAAATTCTCGCGGAAGCGCGGCGGCTACTTATCAACGCGGGCTTTGCAGGTCTGTCGCTGCGCAAGATCGCGAAGAATCTCAACATCAGCCTCGGCAATCTGACCTATTACTTTCCCAGCAAGGATGCCCTGATGCGCGCGCTGATTTCGGATCTGCTCGATGCCTACCACCAGGCCATGGTCTCGGAACAATCGCGGTTTCCAGGCAATCCCCATGCGCGCTTTCGCGCATACATCGACTACCTTATATCCGACTGCCAGAATTCGGACACCCGTGCGCTGTTTTTTCAGATATGGGGTCTGGCAAGGAACACCAAGATTGTCCGCGACCTGCGGAACGAAATGTACGCGCGTTTTCGCGCAGATGTCAGGCCGCTGATAGAACCACTGCTGCCCGGCGCAAGTAGAAGTGGTATCGACTACCGCGTCGGCGTGCTTGCGGCAATGATTGAAGGGTTGCACGTCATTTACGATCTAGACGAAAACGTATTGCAATTGCCAGCTGATTTCGCCAAGCGTTTTCGCGATGCCGCGTGCCAACTCATTGCGCCAAACGACAATCCGGGTACGACTTAGCCTGATCCGGGCGGTCGAAATACATCAGATTTGACCGGCAGCGGGTAGGTTGATCCAATACCTGCCATGAAAAACAAATATTCTCGTCGCGACGTTCTGATCGGGTTCGCAGCCAGCGCGGCACTCGCGCAGGTTGCGAGAGCCGCAGCTGCGGCGGACTCGCCCGCGGACGAATCTGCCAGAGACGTACTGGACGCGCTCGCATGGGAGCTGCTCGAACTCGATCCTACCCAGGCCACGGCGCTCGGAGTCGACACGGGTGTACACGCCGCGCTGCGCGGCCGGCTTGACGACCGTTCGGCAGAGGGCGTTGCGCGTCAGCGCCGATTCCTTGTCGATGGGCTTCGCCGTATCGAGCGCGTGCAGCGCGACAATCTCGATGTTCCGACGCGTGTCAGTCTTGAGGTGGTTGCGAGTGCGTTTGGTACGGCGCTGGAGGGCATGTCGCTGCCTTACGGCGTCGCGACAATCGGCAGCTGGCGCAATACGCCTTACAACGTCATCCAGAATGTCGGCGGTTATCTCGATTTACCTCAATTGCTCGAGGGCGACCAGCCGGTTCAGGACGCCGCCGACGCCGACGCCTATCTCGCGCGACTCAATGCCTATCCAGCGCAGCTCGACGGCGAGCTGGGCCGGATGAAATCGGCACGGTTGCGCGGGCTCGTCCCTCCGGACTTCCTCCTCGACAAGACGATCGTTGCGCTCTCGAAGAGCATCAAGGACGCTGCGCTACCCGACGGTCCACTGATTGGTCCCCTGGCCAGAAAGATCAATGATGCCAAACCTCCAGTCACGGGTCCGTGGGTTCAACGTGCCACGGCATTGGTCAAAGGGCGCGTCCTCCCGGCGCTCGAGCGGCAGCTCGAGGAAATCAAGCGGCAGCGCCAGCGCGCAACCTCCGATGCGGGGCTCCTGAAGCGACCTCAGGGTCCGGAATGGTACGCCTGGGGGCTACGCGCGAGTACCACGACGACGCGCTCGCCCGCTGACCTGCACGCCATGGGCGTGACGCAGCTTGCCGAACTGCAGGCGCGCATGGACGGCATTCTCGTTTCGCTGGGTCTCAGGCAAGGATCCGTAGCCGAGCGCTTGATCGAGCTGCAACGACGCCCCGAATATACGTTCCCGGCAAACGATCAGGGCAGGGCACAAATCGTTGCCTACATGCAATCGAAGCTTGACGCGATTCGGCCGCGCCTCCCCCAGGCATTCCGCCAGCTCGCACGTGGCAACCTGGAGATCAAACGATTGCCGCTTGCTGCCGAACCGGGCGCACCAGCGGCCTATGGTGGTCCCGGATCGATCGACGGCCGGGTGCCCGGCAAGGTCTGGGTCAATCTGGGCGATCCTTCGATACACAACAAGGTCACCATTCCCGATCTCATGTTTCACGAAGGCATTCCGGGCCATGTATGGCAGGGAGAGTATGCGCAGCAGTTACCGCTGATACGGTCGATACTGGCATTCAATGCGTATTCCGAGGGGTGGGCGTTGTACTCGGAGCAGCTCGCCGACGAACTCGGAATGTACGACGATGATCCAGCAGGTCGGCTCGGATTGTTGATGGGGCTGTCGTGGCGGGCGGTGCGATTGGTCGTGGATACGGGTCTGCACGCGCTGGGATGGACGCGGGAGCGAGCGCTCGGAGAATTTGTTGCCGCCACTGGTCTGCCGCGCAGCAATGCCGAGAGCGAAATCGATCGGTATTGTTCCTGGCCTGGCCAGGCTTGCGGCTACAAGGTGGGCCAGACCGAGATACTCGCGCTTCGCGAGCGCGCCCGGACAGAGCTGGGTAAGATGTTCGATCTGCGTGATTTCAATCAGGCGGTGGTCGGAGGCGGGAACGTGCCGCTCGATGTTCTCGCAGCGATCGTCGGTCGATACATCGACGGGGCGCGGTCAGCGTAACTTGCTTGGCATTGAGGTCGCCATCAACGGCGATCTATCGAAACCACTGGCAGAGGCCGAATGTGCGGCTCTCGCCACGCTCCTTCGCACGCGAGTGCATCTGCTCCTGGTGCTCGAGCCGATACGCCACGCGCTCTTCCACGGTTTTCATCGATGCAAGGCGTTTGCGAAACTCTGCGCGCTCGGCGTCGGTCATCAAGTCGCGCGCATAAATGCGGTCCTGATCTCTGACCTGGTCCCGGTCGGGAGCCGGCATCTGGGTGGCGGGGTTTCGTGGTCCGGGTCCGGAGCCCTGTTTCGGACCCTTGTCTTGACCAATTGCTACAGCGCTCAGTAGCGCGCCGGCAACCGCGGTCGCGAAAATAATCCTTTTTGCGTGAATGACATATCTCCAACAAACAAGTGCGGAGATCATCTGCATTGGGCGCCGCCAGGGGAATTCGCGTCAATACCTATGGCGGGTTGTGGTAGCCGCAAGCATCGCGGTGCCTGACGCGACGGCTCCTACTGCGCCAAACCGGAGGTTATCGGCGAATCAATCGCCTCTGTCGAACAAATAGCGCAGTCCGATTGTCGCTGCCCTCTCATCCTTGTCGTAGCTCACCAGCTCCAGCTGCGCGCGCCAGGCTGGCCGGAACTGCCAGATGCCCGCGATACCGACATATATCCCGACGCCGTTGAGCTTGTCGTACTGGATCGTGTCGTTGCTCGTGCTGTTGCTGGTGTATACAAGGCCGGCTTTCAATACTGGATAGAGCTTGGCATCGCGTCCATCGCGGAATGGCGTCCACTCTGTGCCCGCGCCGAAAATCCGGTAGCGCAATTCGCCCAAGTGGCCAACTTGCGGATTATCAGAGGCAATACCGGCTTCGCCGAGTTCCGCAATAAAAGCCTCGATGGACCAGCGCTTGGCCAGCTGATTGCCGAAAATCAGGCGAAAGCCCGCGCTGCTGGTGTCGTCCACGCGGTAACCGCCATTGCGGTTGCGCGGCTTGAGATGTGACGGGCCAAGGTCGACCCCGGCATACCACTCGCCAGTGTGGTCCTCGGCGCGTGCGGCGGGCGTGCTCGTTGAGATCAACGCGACGAATAACACCAGCATTGCGCCGGTTCCCTGCCGCTGCCAGCGCAGTGCCAGCAGCAACAGGGCGCCGAGCAGCCAGAGGGTATCGAGAGCGCCTGCACCGCGCAGGGCGGTCTCGAGATTACCGGCAAGATCGCGATAGTCCGGGATGCCGTCACCATCAGAATCGCCGACACCTTCGCGACTGTCCGCAATGCCATCGCCATCGCTGTCGAGGTCCCGATAATCCGGCAGGCCGTCGCGGTCCGTATCAACAGCGATCTGCGGTACCGCGCCCGGCACATCGCCTTCGACCGAATCGAAGAATCCATCGCCATCGGCATCGATCGTCGAGTCGACCAATCCATCGCCATTCGCGTCGACGCCATTCGATTCGACGATGTCGGCGATGCCATCGCCATCGCTGTCGAGATCGAGGTAATCAGGTGAGCCGTCATTGTCCGTATCGGGCAAGGGCAGGGGGCGGCCGCCAGATGCGGTCTCGACACTGTCGGCTATGCCGTTGGCATTGCTGTCGACATAGCCGTCGATCACTCCGTTGCCATCGGCATCTGCTCCGCCGCCTTCGAGTGCGTCGCTGAGCCCGTCGTTGTCACTGTCGCGATCGAGCCAGTCGGGTACGCCATCGGCGTCAAAGTCACCTGTGCCTTCGACGTCGTTGGGAATGCCGTCATTGTCCGCATCGAGATCGACCGAATCGGGAACGCCATCGCCGTCCGTGTCGGGTGACAGGCCAAAAGTCGCTGGCGCCGGATCGGCGACATCGGGCGCGCCATCGCCGTCGCTATCCGTCGTTGAGTCGATGCGGCCATCATTGTTGCCGTCGAGTGCGCTCTGTCCGGCATCAACGATGTCGAATGTCGCATCGTTGTTCGAGTCGAGATCGCGAAAGTCCGCGATGCCGTCATTGTCACTGTCCGGAGCCGCCGCAACTGGGCTCATGCCGTTGTCGATCTGGCCGTCGCGGTTACCGTCGCCGAGACCCGCTTCGACGACGTCTGCAATACTGTCGTTGTCGCTGTCGAGATCGCGAAAGTCCGGGACCGAGTCGCCATCGGTATCGGGCAAGACGTAGGCATCGTCGATCAGATCCCCATCGAGGTCGGCGCCACCCGTTATGTCGGTGTCGATGGTATTGTCGATGCCATCGCCATCGCTGTCGACACCGCTCATGTCCGCTTCAAGCGTATCTAGCAGGCCATCGTTGTCGCTGTCGACATCACGGTAGTCTTCCGCGCCGTCACCATCGGTATCAGGGGGCATTACGCCGTCTGCAACGCCATCGGCATTGGCATCAGCTCCACCAACAACATCGACGTCGAATGCATCGTCTATGCCGTCCACATCGCTGTCGGTCCCGCTGACTCCACCCTCGAGATGATCGGGGATACCGTCCGCGTCGCTGTCGAGATCGAGATAGTCCGGGCGCCCGTCATTGTCCGTATCAACAGGGAACGCGGGTGCGCTGCCAGCTTCCAGGGCATCGGGGATGCCGTCCTCGTCGCTGTCGCGATCGCGGTAATCAGGCAGGCCATCACCATCACTGTCGAGCGGAGACATGGGATTCGTGCCCGCCTCAACCGCGTCAGGGATGCCGTCGTTGTCGCTGTCATCGTCCGCCGAGTCTGCGAGACCATCGCCATCCGTGTCGCTATTGGGCTCCAGCGCGTCGATGATGCCATCGCCGTCTGTGTCAATGGGCAGGCCAGGATCTGCGCCGACTTCCGCGCCGTCGCTGATGCCATCGCCATCGGTGTCAGGATTGTTGCGATTCGTGCCGAGGGCATCCTCTTCGCCGTTGGTGAGGCCATCGCCATCGCTGTCAAGTGCCAGACAGACTGGGGAATTTGCATTCGGTACACACGGGTCGGTATTTGCTGGATCCGATTCGTCGTCGACGCCGTCGCCGTCGGTATCGGTGAGCGAGGATTCGAGCGCGTCGATGAGTCCATCGCCATCCGTGTCGAGCGGATTGTTGACGTCCGAGCCGATCTCCGCGCCATCGTCTTCACCATCACCGTCGGTGTCGGCGTTCAGCGGGTCAGTCCCGAGGGCCGTTTCGTCGGTGTTGCTGATACCGTCGTTGTCGAGGTCGGTCGGTCCGACGTTCTGCGTGTGATGGAAGTTTGCCGTGGCAACGTCCTGCTGAACCGGAAAACTGTTGCTGTCAAGATAGAAAAGCTGCGACTGAACAGTGTAGGTCCCAGTCGCGCCATTAAGCGGGTAGGTTGGCGATACCGTGCGGGTTACCGAGCTATTCGCTGTAGCGCTGAAATTGTCCGTGAGCACCGACGTCGAATTGCCAGTCGGGTCGATAATGCTTACTTCAAGGCGGTAGTTTCCTGCGACAAACGCGTTGACGGTGGCATGACTGTCGATGCGCACGTTGCCAGTCGCGACCGTGCCGTCGACCGCGCATCCGGCCGTGTTGGCAGTCCGTGTTGCGCAGCCCTGGATGACAACCGAGCCCGTGCTTGCTTTGTCCGCCGCACCGCCGTCGATCAGGATCTGCGCCCAGCGAACCGCAGTCACCCATGCTGTGGCATCACCCGAGGTGTCGATCTGCACTTCGACCAGATTGTTGCCCGTGCTGATCCAGGACAAATCACTGATCTGGAAAACAGTCGTGCTCCACACATTGTTGGCGCCCGTGAGTTTTCCAAGAAAATGTCCATTGATATAAACGTCGTCCTGCTCGCCCTGTTCTTCATCGACGTCCCAGGCTCTGAGTGTGAGCGTTGCCGACGCCGCTGGCGTCGTGTTGACCAGTACGTTGAATTCGATTGGCGCGATCGGGCTCGTGTTTCCAAGTGTGACCGCCGGCGCCGGCTCGGTAACCAGGCTGTCAGTAGCCATATCTCCGTCTGGCGAGCCCGTGAGCGCATTGTTCTCGTTGTCTTCGTAGGTGTAGAACGTTCCAGGCGCTGCGCGACTCGACAGACCCGCCGCCAGTGCAATTATTGCTGCACTAGCCAGCACGCCAAAACGGGACAGCTTGAAGTTGGACATGACCGTATTCACCCTTGACTTGATGTGCGATCCAATTCGCGATGCGGCGCAGGGCCGCGCCCAGGGCCCCCACGCGCCAAATTGATTGCTTGCAGGTAACCTTGCGGTTTGTATCGGCGCGCGAACGCGTGCCTCGCGTGATCCAGGTCTCATTCCCTGAGCACTCCCCTTAGGGATCGATACTAGGGGCGCGGAAAGGGATTATCAATCGGGGCTTGTATCAGGCGACGTGTTGCAATTGGCGGGTGCCCAAAAAAGACTTCGACAGCGACAGGTAAAGCGACTCACGGCACACCAACGCGCTGCTGCCGCGCCCCACAAAGGCGGCGGCCATCAAGGGTAGGGTCAGCGCGCGCTCGCCAACCATTTCACTGACGATGACCAACGCAGTCAGTGGCGCTTGTACGACTCCTGCGAAGTAGGCCGCCATGGTCAGCACGACCACGGCGCCGACGGGCGCTGCGTCCGTTGTCATGCTGATCAATCCCCCGAGTCCTGCGCCAACGGCAAGCGATGGCGCGAAGATTCCTGCTGGAATGCCGGCCGCATAGGACACCAGTGTTGCAGCGAACTTTTCGAGTGCATACCAGGGGTTCGGTAGCGTTTCCTGCTGCAGCAATTCCCTGGCCTGTTCATAGCCGGTGCCGAAAGTCGTGCCATCGGACAGCCAACCCAGTGCGGCCAATATCACTCCGCAGGCAAGCGCTACGGTGATGGGATTCAACCACCGGACGTTGGCGATGAGGTGCGGCACGCTGCGGCGCAGCACAAGCATGCCGCGGGCAAATACGCCACCCGCGAGGCCTCCCGCTATGCCACAGACAGGAACCACGACCCAGTCCTGGATGTGCGCCAACAGCGCGGTCGTACTGCCGAAATAGGCGTAGTTGCCAACAAGCGCAATGGACGTGATGCCAGCAAGGATAACCGCTGCAAATATGATTCCAGACGTCTTTTGTTCGAATGACCGGGACAATTCCTCGATCGCAAACACGACGCCGGCGAGTGGCGTATTGAATGCAGCGGCGACTCCCGCTGCGCCGCCCGCGAGAATCAAGCCGCGGCTGACGCCCGCTGCGGGCAAACGGACCGCGCGACCGAGCGAATGCATGATGGCGGCGCCGATCTGCACGGTCGGTCCCTCGCGGCCGACCGACGCACCGCAGGCGAGCGCGCCAATCGTCAGGAAAAACTTGCCTGCGGCATTGCGCAACGACAGCAGCCGATCACGGGTATCACCGGGGTGTAAATGCAAAGCCGCGATGGTTTGCGGAATCCCGCTGCCGCGGGCCTCGAAAAAGAACCGGTTGGTCAGCCAGACGATCAACGCCAGGCCAAGCGGCGGTGCGGCAAAGGCCCAGACTGCGCTACGTTCCGTCAGCGTCCGGAATAGCGCTTGCGCTTCATCGGCGCCATGCGCAAATGCAACTGCGACTGCGCCAGTGCTGATCGCCCCCACCCAGAACACCAGTCGCCGCAACCACGCCATTGGCCGTGTCCAGCGTCGAAGTTCACGCCGAAGGGGCTGCGAAGAGGGTGCTTTCGTAACGGATTTCTCTAGTTCGGTATCGGCCATGGTCTGTCGTCTGGTTGCCTGGAGGATAACAGCCATCGGTCTCGCGCTGCGAACCGGCGTGCGGCTGCTATAGTGAATTTCGTGAAGTATTGCAGCAATTATCGAGCTGCGTGAGCGGCGCTCAAGTCCCGTGCACGAAACAGCTCCTGTCAATATTGCCGTGTTGCTCGTGAGTGCGGTTTGCGCTGTTTTCATGTTGCGGCCGGCGCTGTTGCGAGCACCAAATTGGCGTGCAACCGTGACGCCGCTGGCATCCATTATCGGTAGCGGATTCCTGGTGCTTGCGCCGATTTTGACGCGACAGTTCGGTCGCGATGCAACCTGGGTCATGCTCGGGCTGTGCGGATTTGCATATGCGATCGGGTCGGCGATTCGCTTCAATATCGTCAGCTTCGATAGTGATTCGGTGCCGGACCCCCGGCCGTCGGCGTTCGAGTTGACCCTGGACAAAACGGCAACGACCGCGCTCTGCTTTGCCTATGTCATATCCGTTTGTTATTACCTCAACCTTTTCGGTGCATTTGCGGTAAGCCTGACAGATTTTTCCGGAAAGACTGCTGGCAAGATCGTCACAACCGCAGTACTGATCATGATCGCCGCGCTTGGGTGGCAAAAAGGCTTCCGTGGGCTCGAGCGCGCCGAGCAATTCACGGTCGGAGTCAAGATCGCGGTCATTTGCGGGCTGTTGGCAGGCATGGCCGCTTTCATCCTGCAACGAATTCCCGATGATCTGGCAAGCAACGGGCACGGCGAATTCGATGCGGCCGCGCTGCGTATGGCTTTCGGTCTGTTGATTACGGTGCAAGGATTCGAGACCTCGCGTTACCTGGGTGGCAGTTATTCGGCCGAGATGCGAGTCGGCACCATGCGCACGGCGCAATGGATGGCGACGCTCATCTACGTCGCCTACATTGGTTTCGCCAGCGTAATTTTCTCTCCGGGCGAGGTCGGCGGCAGCGAGACCGCAATCATCGATATGTCCGCGGTAATTGCGCCTGTCTTGCCGGCCCTGCTGGTACTGGCGGCGCTGGGGTCGCAGTTCAGCGCCGCGGTCGCGGATACGAACGGTTATGGTGGCCTGGTGAACGAGATATCGGGTGCTCGAATCCGCGCCCGGGTGGCCTATATCGTGCTGGCCATTTTCTGTATCGCGATGACCTGGTGGATCGATATTTTTCAGATCATCAGCTACGCATCGCGCGCGTTCGCCGCATATTACGCGTTGCAATGCTTGCTGGCAGCTACCAGAAGCTGGCGAATCGGTGCTGCTGTGCCGCGGACACTGGGTTTTGCGGTGTTATGTCTTTTGTGTGTGGCCATTGCGTTTTTGGGGACTGCGGTCGAATGAGATGCGCCTGGGTCGCTAACCCGGTAGCAAAGGTACAATGTAGAGCCGAGCGCAGCGAAGACACGCTGAAGAAAATCTGCCTATGCCCGTCAACACAGGTCTGGACGAACATTTCATGCGCGCTGCGCTTGAGCAGGCGCAGCGAGCTGCGGCGTCCGGCGAAGTTCCGGTTGGCGCGGTACTGGTGCGCGATGAACGAATCATAAGCGAAGGCTACAATCAGCCGATCTCCACCCATGATCCAACGGCCCATGCAGAAATAATTGCGTTGCGCGCAGCGGGAATCGAGCTCAAAAGCTACCGGCTCAATGACTGCATCATGTATGTCACCCTTGAACCATGCGCCATGTGTGCGACAGCAATCATTCATGCCAGATTGCGCAGGCTCGTGTTCGCGGCCTGGGACCCGAAGGCCGGTGCTGGCGGTAGCGTCGTCGACATTTTCACCGCGCCATGGGTCAACCATCGGGTCGATGTGTTCGGCGGCGTAATGCAGTCGGAAGCCGGTCGCTTGTTAAGCGAGTTTTTCGCCAACCGCAGGGTGCGCAATGCGGCACGTTGATACGGCGCTCGTAAGTGGCCCGGTACCGCGTACCCTGTTGCGCTTTGCACTGCCGATCCTTTATGCCAACGTGCTGCAGTCGGTCAATGGATCGATCAATTCCGTGTGGGTGGGCAAGTTTCTCGGCGAAGCTGCACTGACGGCAACAGCGAACGCGAACATCCTCATGTTCCTGCTGCTTGGCGCGGTTTTTGGTCTGACAATGGCCGCAACGATCCTGATAGCGCAACACATTGGAGCCGGCAACGCTGCCGAGGCACGGCGCGTCGTCGGCAGCAGTGCCGGATTTTTCCTCGCGGTTTCGGCCGTCATTGGCGTCGTGGGCCTCGTTCTTGCGGGCGACATTCTCGCGCTGATGCGTACGCCTGACGAAGCCTTGCCACTTGCGCGCAGTTATCTGCAGGTCTTGTTTCTGGCCCTGCCATTCTCGTTCATGTTTTTCTTCGTCATGGCCGTTTTGCGCGGTGCCGGCGACGCCAAAACTCCATTTTATTTCATGGCACTGGCGGTTCTCCTCGATATCGTACTGAATCCGCTATTGATTTTCGGCTTCGGTCCGGTACCCGGCTTGAAAATCGCGGGTTCGGCGCTTGCAACGCTGCTTTCGCAGGCAATTTCGCTCGCCATGATGCTCCGCGCGATGCGTCGTCGCGGCAGCGTCGTGTGGTTGCATCGCAACGAGCTGCATTTGTTGCGCCCGGTTGCTGCGATCATCAATACGTTGCTGCGCAAGGGGCTGCCGATGGGGCTGCAGATGATCGTATTGTCTTCCAGCATGGTTGCAATGATCGCGCTGATCAACCGCTTCGGCACCGTAGTTACTGCGGCGTTCGCTGCGGGAATGCAAGTATGGGTATACGTGCAAATGCCGGCGTTTGCACTCGGCGCGGCTGTTTCCTCGATGGCGGCGCAGAACATCGGTGCAGGCCAGTGGAATCGGGTTGCCGAGATCGCCCGCAGCGCCGTCCTTTTCAACCTGTTGCTCACAGGCATTCCGGTCATCATGCTGCTGGCGCTGGCGCGGCCGGCGCTCGGACTGTTCCTGCCAGGCGACGTCGTCACGCTCGACGTTGCGCAGAAAATCAACGCGATTGTGCTCTGGTCCTACCCGCTTTTCGGAATTGCGATGGTGCTGAACGGTGTTATCCGCGCCACGGGAGCCGTGATAGCACCACTCGTGGTGCTGTTCGTCAGCCTATGGTTGGTGCGCATTCCTGGCGCCTACTATCTCGCCGACCAGTTCGGTCATCGCGCCATGTGGTGGAGCTTTCCGGTTGCGGCTGCGCTCGCGGCAACCGCGACTGTCATCTATTACCGATTTGGGTCGTGGCGAAAAGCCCGCCTGCTGCCGCAGGCGAGTCACCCGGTCGACTCGCCATAACGCGGTTGCGTGCTGTACCACTCAAGGACATCCAGCATTCGCCGAATCCGGTCGACATACTGCACGGGCTCCCAGCCGCGCGCGTAGCCACGACGCACGCGCGTGTGCCACCTTTCGCGCGCCAGCAAAGGCAGGTTGGTACGCACGTCCTGCCAGCGATCAGGATTGCCGCCACGCATCTGGGTAATGACCCGTGC includes:
- a CDS encoding MATE family efflux transporter, with protein sequence MRHVDTALVSGPVPRTLLRFALPILYANVLQSVNGSINSVWVGKFLGEAALTATANANILMFLLLGAVFGLTMAATILIAQHIGAGNAAEARRVVGSSAGFFLAVSAVIGVVGLVLAGDILALMRTPDEALPLARSYLQVLFLALPFSFMFFFVMAVLRGAGDAKTPFYFMALAVLLDIVLNPLLIFGFGPVPGLKIAGSALATLLSQAISLAMMLRAMRRRGSVVWLHRNELHLLRPVAAIINTLLRKGLPMGLQMIVLSSSMVAMIALINRFGTVVTAAFAAGMQVWVYVQMPAFALGAAVSSMAAQNIGAGQWNRVAEIARSAVLFNLLLTGIPVIMLLALARPALGLFLPGDVVTLDVAQKINAIVLWSYPLFGIAMVLNGVIRATGAVIAPLVVLFVSLWLVRIPGAYYLADQFGHRAMWWSFPVAAALAATATVIYYRFGSWRKARLLPQASHPVDSP